One window of Peteryoungia desertarenae genomic DNA carries:
- a CDS encoding peptide chain release factor 3 produces the protein MAETLAEAVSRRRTFAIIAHPDAGKTTLTEKLLLFGGAIQLAGEVKAKKDRIQTRSDWMKIERERGISVVTSVMTFEYEGNVFNILDTPGHEDFADDTYRTLTAVDAAVMVIDAAKGIEPRTLKLFEVCRMRDIPIITFVNKMDRESRDPFEILDEVEEKLALDTAPITWPVGRSKTFCGSYHFANNTYRGGDAQVEPIKVNGPQSVAENLPENERQAFIDELELAREACRPFDHQSFLEGHMTPVFFGSALRNFGVRDLINALGAYAPPPRDQVADTRTVHAAEEKMTAFVFKIQANMDPNHRDRIAFARICSGKLERGMKARLARTGKQMGLTAPQFFFASQRQLADTAYAGDVVGIPNHGTLRIGDTLTEGENLVFQGVPNFSPEILRRVRLEDAMKAKKLKEALQQMAEEGVVQLFSPEDGSPAIVGVVGALQLDVLKERLQGEYGLPVSFEMSRFSVCRWISAENKDDLEKFMTQRRGDICRDLDGDPVFMAQDAFSLRYESERYPAIKMVAIKEYHVAKAA, from the coding sequence ATGGCTGAAACGCTCGCCGAGGCGGTCTCCCGCCGCCGCACCTTTGCTATTATCGCGCACCCGGATGCGGGTAAGACGACGCTGACCGAAAAGCTGCTGCTGTTCGGTGGCGCCATCCAGCTTGCCGGTGAAGTCAAGGCGAAGAAGGATCGCATCCAGACCCGGTCGGACTGGATGAAGATCGAGCGCGAGCGCGGCATTTCGGTTGTCACCTCGGTCATGACCTTCGAATATGAAGGCAATGTCTTCAACATCCTCGACACGCCCGGGCACGAAGACTTCGCCGACGACACCTACCGCACGCTGACCGCCGTCGACGCGGCCGTCATGGTCATCGACGCCGCCAAGGGTATCGAGCCGCGCACGCTGAAGCTGTTCGAAGTCTGCCGCATGCGCGACATTCCGATCATCACCTTCGTCAACAAGATGGACCGCGAAAGCCGCGATCCCTTCGAGATCCTCGACGAGGTCGAAGAAAAGCTGGCGCTGGATACGGCCCCGATCACCTGGCCGGTTGGTCGCTCCAAAACCTTCTGCGGCTCCTATCATTTCGCCAACAACACCTATCGTGGCGGCGATGCCCAGGTTGAGCCGATCAAGGTCAACGGCCCGCAGAGCGTCGCCGAAAACCTGCCCGAAAACGAACGCCAGGCCTTCATCGATGAGCTGGAGCTCGCCCGCGAGGCCTGCCGTCCCTTCGATCACCAGAGCTTCCTCGAAGGCCATATGACGCCGGTCTTCTTCGGCTCGGCGCTGCGCAATTTCGGTGTCCGCGATCTGATCAATGCGCTGGGCGCCTATGCGCCGCCGCCGCGCGACCAGGTGGCCGATACCCGCACCGTGCATGCGGCGGAAGAAAAGATGACGGCCTTCGTCTTCAAGATCCAGGCCAACATGGACCCGAACCATCGCGACCGCATCGCCTTTGCCCGCATCTGCTCCGGCAAGCTGGAGCGCGGCATGAAGGCCCGCCTTGCCCGCACCGGCAAGCAGATGGGCCTCACGGCACCGCAATTCTTCTTCGCCTCCCAGCGCCAGCTGGCCGATACGGCCTATGCCGGTGATGTCGTTGGCATCCCGAACCATGGGACGCTCAGGATTGGCGACACGCTGACCGAAGGCGAAAACCTCGTCTTCCAGGGCGTGCCGAACTTCTCGCCGGAAATCCTGCGCCGCGTGCGGCTGGAAGATGCGATGAAGGCGAAGAAGCTGAAGGAAGCACTGCAGCAGATGGCGGAAGAGGGCGTCGTGCAGCTCTTCTCGCCGGAAGACGGCTCGCCGGCCATCGTCGGCGTCGTCGGTGCGCTGCAGCTCGACGTGTTGAAGGAGCGCCTCCAGGGCGAATACGGCCTGCCGGTCTCCTTCGAAATGTCGCGCTTCTCCGTCTGCCGCTGGATTTCGGCCGAGAACAAGGACGATCTGGAAAAGTTCATGACCCAGCGCCGGGGCGATATCTGCCGCGATCTCGACGGCGATCCCGTCTTCATGGCGCAGGACGCCTTCTCGCTGCGCTACGAGTCCGAGCGTTACCCCGCGATCAAGATGGTCGCCATCAAGGAATATCACGTCGCCAAGGCGGCGTGA
- a CDS encoding HAD-IA family hydrolase, with the protein MDGTLLNSIAAAERVWSRWALKHGLNLEAFLPTMHGKRGIDTISALNLPGIDVVKEALDIERGEIEDLEGIVPIPGAIAFLNSLPVERWAIVTSAPSALARARIGAAGLPQPLKIVTAEDVKIGKPDPAGYRLGAERLGVDPSRCLVFEDVLAGVRAGEAAGADVAVITATHAHPLETDHPTISSYERLRVEFTSAQGLRIRPAE; encoded by the coding sequence ATGGACGGCACGCTGCTCAATTCCATCGCCGCTGCCGAACGCGTCTGGAGCCGCTGGGCGTTGAAGCATGGTCTGAACCTCGAAGCCTTCCTGCCCACCATGCATGGCAAGCGCGGGATCGACACGATCAGCGCACTCAACCTGCCGGGCATTGACGTGGTGAAGGAAGCGCTGGACATAGAGCGCGGCGAGATCGAGGATCTCGAGGGCATCGTGCCGATCCCGGGGGCCATCGCCTTTCTGAACAGTCTGCCAGTGGAGCGCTGGGCGATCGTGACATCTGCACCTTCAGCGCTTGCCCGCGCCCGCATCGGGGCAGCCGGCCTGCCGCAGCCGCTCAAGATCGTGACGGCGGAAGATGTGAAGATCGGCAAGCCGGACCCGGCCGGTTATCGGCTCGGCGCCGAGCGGCTGGGTGTCGATCCGTCCCGCTGTTTGGTGTTCGAGGATGTACTCGCCGGAGTTAGGGCGGGAGAAGCAGCTGGCGCGGATGTCGCAGTCATCACCGCGACCCATGCGCATCCGCTTGAGACTGATCATCCGACGATTTCAAGCTATGAGCGCCTGCGGGTTGAGTTCACGTCCGCACAGGGGCTTCGGATCAGACCGGCAGAATAA